In a genomic window of Paraburkholderia phenazinium:
- the gspM gene encoding type II secretion system protein GspM codes for MEAQIRAIKAALTEWFEAREPREKRLLVAGGALLAVVLLYSLLWAPAWDGCSRIRASLPLLQDEVAQMQTQLDEVRSLKGAAAIRAPQGLALRDALTTSLSQAGIPAPQITVLGKGVQVEVKNVPFGVWMGWLDEVRRSDHVRVVSAHATGEAQPGHANVSVTVQPAAEQ; via the coding sequence ATGGAAGCTCAGATCCGCGCCATCAAGGCCGCGCTGACGGAGTGGTTCGAGGCTCGCGAGCCGCGAGAAAAGCGGCTGCTGGTAGCGGGTGGCGCGCTCCTCGCCGTGGTGCTGCTGTATAGCCTGTTGTGGGCGCCGGCCTGGGATGGTTGCAGCCGCATCAGGGCGAGCTTGCCGCTGCTTCAGGACGAAGTGGCGCAGATGCAGACGCAACTCGACGAGGTGCGCAGTCTCAAAGGCGCTGCCGCGATCCGCGCGCCACAGGGCCTCGCATTGCGCGACGCGTTGACTACCTCGCTGTCGCAGGCGGGCATCCCCGCACCGCAGATCACGGTGCTGGGCAAGGGTGTGCAGGTGGAAGTGAAGAACGTGCCGTTCGGCGTGTGGATGGGGTGGCTCGACGAGGTGCGGCGTTCGGATCACGTGCGCGTGGTGAGCGCGCATGCAACCGGCGAGGCGCAGCCGGGTCATGCCAATGTTTCCGTGACGGTGCAGCCGGCTGCGGAGCAGTGA